In Oryza sativa Japonica Group chromosome 8, ASM3414082v1, the sequence TCCAGCTGCACCAGCTTGGGGTCAAGCTGGTTCTCAAGGAGGGAGGAATGTCACACCAGAGTATTCGTCATCAGGCTCAGGCGCGGGAGGAAGGATCAAATCAAGTGGGCCGTCGGCTACCGCTCGGCCCAGACGGGAGAGGCGTGACAACCCGCACGTGAAGGGGAAGGATTGGGTCCAGTAGCTTCGGGCAAGGTCTATAAATAGATTACCCTTGTACTGAAAGAGGTGAACTGTATTGAACAAACATATTCTAAATACCAATCCTTTCCCCCTCTCCAAGTCTGTATCTGCTCTGTTCTTCTTTGTTCCTTCTAAATTCCAGATTCTATCTCTAATTCTTCTTGCTGAGATCTCGAGTCGTAACATATGGCTCGCTGGGACGAGGCCGGGCCAACAGGACGCTGCTGCTCCCTGGTCTGACGGGCGCTAGGAGCTAGGCTGTTCTCAAatcgacggaggaggaggatgaggagctACGGGCTGGTTGTAGCAACAGCCTTTCCTACATTACTCAGCTCACATTTGGAGCGATTTGGTTTCATGCCGTAACATTTGGCCACTTATAGTTATATCCTACCTTAATTCTTTTCTTCTGTCGTCTTCTGAtcaagggaggaggaggcgcaccTGCTGCGGTCGTCAATCTAGCGGAGGAGGGCGGAGgtgaggaggggaaggaggaagagggtgggaggaggcggtggtggtggcggcagcgaggggcggtggtggcgcacGGCAGCGGGGAGGccggaaggtggcggcggggggagaGTGGAAGTCGGCGTCGCGGGGAGGGTAGACGGCGGCGGAGACAGTCTATCCACGGGTGGGGCGGATCAAGATAGTCTGCCTTCACGGGGTGACTGCACCAAGCCATCCAAGTATCCGACGGCTATCGCATGATGCGTATCCTTAAAcagttaagggtgtgtttgattgCTCGTATCCCTCTAGCCTGGCTCATGGGTGTGTTTGATTGCTCGTATCCCTCTAGTCTGGCTCATCTCCCTCATCCAGGCTAAGTTTAGCTTGGTTTAGGGGATACACATGCAGGCGTTTGGTTGCTTGGATGAGATGAACCTGGATATGATGAgatgttgtttggttggttgcagcATGGGGCGGATGGAATGGTAGCATGCAGAAGATGTTGTTTGGTTGGATAGATACATCTTGTGTGTAAATACCTATTCTTGTGGGTGGTGAGGTTACCCATAAAGTTTGTGAAacgagattttttttccaagtccCTAATCTATTTATGTGTGATAAATTTAATCCGTCGTAGAGGTTATAGATTAAATTATGTTACTCTGGGTGTGTGCCCACCTACTAATATTCCTAAGCTCATTCCTAACCAATAGAACCAGCCCACCAAACCCCACGCAGCGTCCTCGTTGTCGCtatagccgccgccgtccacagCGGGGACTCGTCCGTCAGGATGCGCCACCACCAGCAGCCGGGAACGGACGACGACCCCGTGAAGGCAGACGATCTTCCTGCTAGGATTGGATGCAGCAATTGGAAACAATTCAGCATGCTTGCTGTCTgtgaaacttgaaaaatatggaTGCACCAAGATCGAGTAGTAGCAGGGGGTGGCTAGCTCGCGCGCACGCGCGAGGACGTTAAGTCGCGTGCACGTGGACCTTCGCTTTAAGTAGCGCTTAGCGTTTTTCTCGAAAGAAAACAACAACGTCTGACTAGTGATTAACGAAAATGCTACAGTAATttatcaataaaaaaataaaaacaattgattttgaaattttgagttaaaattttcaaatattgacttgaaaattttgaaaatacgatttgaaagttttcaaaatatcaacttgaaagttttcaaatatgagttaaaaagtttttgaattttgagttgaaagttttcgattTTAATATGaaaagttttcaattttgagttgaaaatttttaaaatttgagttgaaagtttttagatcttgagttgaaagtttcaaacctgagtcgaaagttttcaaatctgagtcaaaagttttcaaatcttgagtcGTAAGTTTTTAAAtcggagttgaaagttttcaaatatgagttgaaagttttcaaaatttgacttcaaagtttaaatcttaagtcaaaagttttcaaatgtaacttaaaaattttctatctattagtaaaaaaatctcaaaaaagaaaaaaatctttcATTAATTATTATCATTATCCTTAAACAGTTACTTACATTAAACGTGcgctatgaaaaaaaatctcgATTAGCGCTGGCAGCACCGCGCGTACGGGCCGTGTGGGCCGGAAGTGCTCGCCCGCGGCGCGTACGCGCGAATTAGGAATCCTGGTAGTAGCATAACACGATTATAGTTACACCAAGCATCAAGCAAAGCTTTGCGTTCTGATTCGACCATGTAGCAAGTAACGCATTACGTATGCATTCAGGGCCTGTTTAGACTCTCCAAAATGACAAAAGTTTTCCTTTTTAGACCACTGTTTGGGTaaaatggatctaaacacctAGTTGTAAAATTGCAATGCCAAATCTTTTACAAAAAAATTTGCCGCAGCAAattgatctaaacaggccctcaaTCAGGTTTTCTGCGGAATCACAACGAGAAGACCTTGTCATGCTTGCCTCCGACTGCTACTACGCTGCCGCCGCTATAAACTTGTCCTCAATGGAAGATCCGCTGGCGGAGATTGAACACGACGTCCAGCCCGGCTCTCGGAGCGGCCAATGGTGGCGTGTGCCACTGGAAAAGCTTCAGGTCACTCGACTGACGGCAGCACATACCATCGAACAAGCTCCGGGCCAATCCCCAGCGCAGGCGGCGATGGGCGTGGGCATGTCATTGCTGCCTCTTGTTAGGTTTTCGTGGGCTTCGATGGCTGGTTATGTCAGCTATGGCGTGCCCCATGTGAGCCGTCAGATTGTTTGGATGGTGGATGGGTGCTGAAGGCACGCTCATGCAGTCACCACGTAAAGGCAGACGATCCAGATCTGGGTGGGTCGTGGTGGGGAGGAGATGGGAGACGGTCAGGGTAGGGTTTGGGGGTAGATGTTGAACGCGCAGAGatgtagcctagagggggggtgaataggctttcctgaaaatcacaaacaaaTCGTAGTGGTAAAATTCAACAGGCCTAGAACCTCCTGGTGTAGAACACCAGAACTTCCGGTCTGCTCAGACAGTCTGGAACTTCCGGTGTTCTTagcaccggaacttccgggcaacaGAAAAACCTGAAGATCTAACAGGGAGTTGAGCTAATTTGCACGAGATAACTAGTTCCGGGCAACAGAAAAACCTGAAGATCTAACAGGGAGTTGAGCTAATTTGCACGAAATAAACTACAGGATGACAGAACAAAAGCACAATCACAGTAACATGCACAATCATCACAGAGGGAACAAAGATGATTTTtccccgaagttcggatcttggGATCCTACTCTCCATTGAGGTGCtccaaagagccgggtctcgattaaccccttgcctcacttgtacAAAGAACGGGAAGGAAGTCCAAGGCCTTCAACTCAACACTCctaggtcattttctagaatttgaataaccaccaagatccaactcacaaatccttctagaaaagaccacaaCCGCAAGTTGCTCTACCTAGGAGAACCTCTGAAAACTCAGCACAAGAATCCTTAAtcacttacctcgtttccttgcaggggtgaggaaaaccttcacaaactttcccgggacatccacaagattTCGGAAGCTCGCGGGCGACACCTATCCGTAtaggagaagatctccaagagtaataagccccAAGTGACAGCCCACAAGATATCCAAAGTGCTCAACCACACCTAGTTTTCAAAGCTTCTCCAAATCACTCCTACACTCTCATCTACTCTCACAATCTCACAAGAAAGGCTctagatttgagtggaggaagcaaagggACCTTGGGAGAGGCTAGAACAACCTAGGGGATGAAAGAActgaagtggaatggccaaaaaATGAGCTGGGTGcgatctagatatatataacggctatgtgacgtcatctagccgttactcacatttTTGAACTGGAGGAAGTCCGGAAGTTCCTGACCCTCGGAACTTCCGGCCAACACTTAGGCAAATTTCATCCAATGCAGGGTCCGGAAGTTCCAGGTCCAgggaccggaacttccggccagCCTTCTCTGTCCGGTCTGGACCCATTTGCAAAAATGGCTCCCAAAAATATTCTATCACTATGAACCCACTAAGAGCACTTTTTATATCTCagaaccacacttgaaacccctcttaatagtacggtttttcctaagaCTCAATTTCAAAAATGAAAACTATCCTATTAACTTTCGAGCTTCAAATCCGCATGAATGAATGTTGTAGGGGTCTCCAAGCATCTCTTGATCACCTAAGATCACCTTGGGACTAATTACCTGTATATCTCAATAAAcacattagtcccttaaccttattcatcattaatcaccaaaacccactagggggataAATGCAACTTCAAGAGAAACCTAGGGCATGAAATAACTGAAGTAAAAATGGCCAAAAGGTGAGCTGGGTGAgatctggatatatatataacggctaggtgacgtcatctagctgTTACTCACATTTTTGAACTGGAAGGAGTCTGGAACTTCCTGACACCCGAAACTTCCGGACAATACTTAGGAAAATTTCACTCTCGaaggtccggaacttccgggtcCAGAGACCGGAACTTTCGGCCAGCCTTCTCTGTCCGGGGCAGGGCTATTTCCAAAAATAGCTCCCAAAAATATTTCGATACTAAGATCTCACTAAGAGTACTTTTTATATCCCAGAACCATACTTGGAACCCCTCCTAATAGTATGGTTTTCCTAAGACTCGATTGCAAAATTAAACTATCCTATGCACCCTTCGAGTTCTAATACCGCTTGAATGATTGTTGTGGGGGGGGAGGTCTCCAAGCATCTCTTGCTCACCTAAGTTTACCTTGGGACTAATCACCTGAGTATCTCAATAaaactcattagtcccttaaccttattcgtcattaatcaccaaaacccactagggggataGATGCAACTTCAGATGTGGTTATTTTCAAGAATGCCCCTGTAATTTTAATGATTACAGCTCTATCCTTATAAGCaagatttttttcttcttcctgtTGTATTTCTCTAAAAGACGAAGAGTTTTTTTGGAAGAAACATAACAGCGTGGTAGGCTGTCCTAGGACGTATATGATATTTCATGCAAAcacgagatttttttttttacaaaatagccTATTGATGAAACCAGTACCAACCAACAGCGGGGACCGGCACGCATGCACATCCCACTTGGCCTAAAAATCGGATTGACCGGCGCACCTCATACGAGTGGTAACCCGCGCGAGCACGAGGAGCCGAGGGCACAAAGGGGCAATGTGTAAATCACCAAGGTagccttaaaaaaaatcagagaaaaACAGGATGGTAACACTAATTATCAACTGATTATTCCTCATTTCTTACCATTCTTctcaattttgtaaaatttattcTGCATTTTTTATTTCCGATTCCTTCATAATTTCTTTAGCATTTCTCTCAATTCTGTAACATTTATTCTTCATTTATTCTATTTATAGGAAAAGCAACGAGTTTTCCATAAACCAAATGAATTTCAACTAAAAATGAACAATTTTCGTCTACTTCACTTGGTTAAAACATTCAAAAGAAtcgtttaaattttggttgccaAGTTTTGTTTGAATTTTATTGAGATTTTGACAGATTTTGTCTTTTCACTCATCATGCTCACATTTTATCTCAAAACTAAATGGTATGTACCCTCTGCTATTAGAAGGTGAATGTTATTGACGAATAGTAAAATGTTTATTAGAGGGTGAATGTTATTGATGAATAGTAAAATGTAAGGTATACTACAATAGAATTACTGTAGAAACGTATGAAAATATTGTTCGATGGTTCCGTATTGGTCTAATGTAGATTACTGTTGATTAATGTTAGAAAATAGCTAATGTTATATAGTATTGTGGCTGTCGGGATGGTATCCTTTGTCATTCCAACTGCAGCATAAATGCACGGGATTAATCAACAGTAATTTACAGTAGACCAATATAGAACCATCGAACactatttaattctttttttaaggtAATTCTACTATAGCTATAGTAAAATACTGTAGCATGTATTATATTTTCACTGTTCGTATCTACTATTCACCCCTTAATGACAGATAATGCGAATGGTGGCTTTCTACCGCACGCTACGCTGCAGCCGGACCCCGCAActgattatttttcttttttcttttttcggtTGATGAATaagccggcgccggtggcgccgccgccgccgatcagcTCTGCCCGCCGTGCCCACCTTCTGCGTTCTTCACATAGCTCCTCGCCTCCACCATCCACGCCAGGCTATGCGAAGGAGGCGGGCTCTAGTCTCTGGTTGGCGATTTCGCATAGCACCGGTGCGCCGCGCCCACCAGGTGTTTGCTGTAATGCCCCGACCACACCTCACCGACTGGATCGATCATCCCGCCGCCGTGGCTCCTCCGCTGCTGCACCGCGGGAGGGTTCGGTGGCGAAGGCGTACCGACGCGGAGCAAGCAGGAACGGATAGCTGCGCTGTAGGCAGCTATTATCTTGACCCTTCCGTCTTCGATCATAGCCAGGTCGTGCTGCTTTTGATGGCCTTGTGATGATCTCGTTTCATTCTGTGGCAGCTTTTCTCTGGGACATGCTCTGAAATTCAGTGGAGTGGGACTCGATTTTGGGAGACATGGAAAGAAACTTCTTAGCATTTGTTGATGAGATAAAGGTATGATGtttctatctttttttccccttttgatATTAACTATGACGTATGTTGGATATTTCAGACTTCAAGTAATGGCATaataaaaccttttttttttctgtattttgcATTACTACATAGATTTAAAATATGATCTTTTCTAGTCTACATTTCTACATAGCTTGACATGCTGCTCATTGATgaatacttccttcgtttcacaatgtaagtcattctagcatttcccacattcatattgatgctaatgaatctaacattatatatctatttagattcattagcatcaatatgaatgtgggaaatgctagaatgacttacattgtgaaacagaggtagtagaaCTTTGCAGTTcatgtaattacaatgtaataTAATTTACTTGTTCATAATGCAGAAACAATGGTGTCAATAGATGATATTACATGCCATAGATTTCCACATCTAGAACACAAACGAAAACTCCTAATTTTCTTTCTGTGGTGATATGATATTGAATTGCTTCAAAAATTACTATATACTTTTCTTTTCCTAAGTCACATTCTTACATAATCAATAAGGTCCAAGAATCAGTTATACTCCAGCAGCTCGTCCTAATCTTCTTCTTAGAATCTTCACTCCCATGTATCTGACCATGAAAGACAATATGACAAAAGAAAGATCAACCCTTGAAATTTAATTTTGTAGATTAAAGGAGAGTACTATAGTTTGTTTTTGCCTTTACCTGCCCATCATCATGACTGTGGCTTGCGGGTTGGTTCCTGGTGACCTAAATAAGGTCGACCCATCGATCACACGAAGGCCTGAGACACCAATCACACGGTATTGTTGGTCAACCACCTTGCCCACATGGCATCCGCCATGGTAATGCCAGATGGTGACCACTGTGTCTCTGCAAAACTGCTCCATGGATGTGCTGTCATTTGTGTGCTTGGGTATCAAGTTTATGTTTGCTGTTACACTCATGTTGAGCACCACTTCCATTGGATATCCACCACCATTGAGGGTAAAATTAGTGAAATGGTTTGTCTTCAGTATTCTCTCTATGGTCTTGATCCCATAGACACACCGACTGAGATCCTTTGGGTGCTGGAAGTAGTTGAAGGTAACCGTGGGGTTGCTATTGATGTCAGTATCCACAAGAACTAGATTACCAGTAGACAATGGACCATCAATCTTCGAAAGTATAAAACCCCCACTGAATACTTCTTTGGGTaggttatattttttatgtacaTACTTCTTGACTGCATCTAGATTTCTTTGCTTTGGGGGAATCGTTGACAGCTGCCCAATCTACATTGCAGTGACAAAATTCATGAGGGATGATAAGCTTGAAAGTTAGCATGCTTCTCAAAAGTAAATAAGCTTaacgtttttttctttttggctttTACAAATTCAAAGAAGTTTCTTATTATTACAATTTTTTGTCCATAAATAATCCCAGAAGAAACTCTGCTTTAAAACCTTAATTTACTCTAGTTTAAAACCATTGAGATGAATTTCTGTGTACATGTTGGTAGATTCTGGGTTCCTCTGATATCTTAATCCTGGGCTCCTGAAGATAAGCTTAATGAAGTTGCTTACCAAAAACTAAAGATGGCTTTTGACAAGCTAATTTAGCGTGTGTTGTTTTCTGAGAGTGCTGATGTGGATGTTGTTTATGTACACAACTACACAAGCTTTTGTATGATATACACCAACACCCCATGATGCTTATaaagaattcaaaattttatgcaaGTAAAGTCTTTGAAATTGATGCCAAACCTCAGCGGACATGATTCCATGGTGGCACTGGATACTATCTGGTGACTGGCTGAAACCACTGCTGGCTTCTATGAACGCCCCGCCGTCGGTTATTCCAACAGTCTGAATCAGTGATTGCTTAGGGGCATCCTTGGTAGGTATAAAGATGGAATTCATTGGATTATCTGACATCCCTTTACCCACATGTTCGTTGCGAAGGACTACAGAAATGTTATGCTTTTTAAGTTCCTTTCTGGGTCCAATTCCACTAAGCAACAATAGCTGGGGACTGCCAATTGCACCAGCAGAGATGATAATCTCGCTGTCTCTGTTTCGGGTAAGGAAGGCATGCTGCTGCCCCCCATTCTCATCCTTGAATTCAACACCAATGGTCCTTGGCTTCCTGTGCTCTGTGCAAGAGATGATGTTACTATCGCGTCTGCTGTTAAAGTGGATAGGGATTATAAGAGCTAGGCCTGCCTTGGATTAATTCTTACCTTGTTCTGTGTTGAAAATTATTCTGGTCACACTAGCATGAAGGAGAACCCTGAGGTTGTTATGATTTCCAGCAGCAAGGAGGTCAGCAGCAGTGTGCCTGTACCCAGCCTCATCAAAGATTGTTCCCCCGACCTTTGTTCCAAAGAGATGATCATAGCTGTATCCATTGTAAGGTGAGACCCCTGCTTCAAGCAGCCCGTCCCGCAGTGCAGCTTGCCACGGTGTAATATTGGGCCAATAAACAATCCTCTCTTCGATCCAAGGGTATGATTGGTTTACCAACTCTGCATCCCAGCCTGCGTCTTGAACAAAGCTACAGGACAAGCACATTCATCAGTGAACCCTTTTTTCTATTCTTAATATATTATTAGCATTACTGTATCACTAAAAGTAATATTGACATGAGAATATCAGTCCATTAGAGCCGCTCACGCTATGCGCAAAGCACATCTTATGCTAACCTTATAGTTGGGATTTCAGCAATTACCTTAACAATTACATTCTTActttattaaaatttcaaaaaaggGGCATATATTAATGAATTGTGCCAAGCCATTCCTAACCAATTGTTTGTAATCTCAATTCAGGTCTTATGCCCTACAGTTATTGAACTGATTTGAACATAGGAAGGATCTTAATTTGATATAATCATATTATTCATGGGCTTCTAGCAGATTATTTTGGATCATGGTCACAATTATACCAATCCTAGTAATTGAAAATAAGTATTCACTTCCCTAGAAAAACAATAGTTACTTGCAGCTGACCTTtaagttgcaacttgcaaggctTCACCTTTTATACATGGGATCGGCTATTATTTGTACATCTGGGGCAAAACTAAAACCTTCTGAAGTACAATTCGAAAATATCCTTGTTGAAAAGCATGCAAATTTGGAACAATGTATTGTTTGTAGAATCTGATAGGATATTCAATTCTATAACTCAATCCAACATTGCGATCCTTATACTGGAGTATCTCCAATTTGATTCAAGATCTTGTCCTGAGTTCACAACTCAACCAAAAGGCATAAGGTCTATAATAATTCCCCCAGTGAGGTACAGTTATGGGATCTGTTGTGGTACATGTTGGAATTTGTTATGGGTAGGTTCCCTGATTTGCCTTTTGGTCTGCCCATTATGACTGTCTTCAAGGTAGTATTTTTGTACTTTGATGGGTATAAATGGAAACTGAGATAGCTTGGTTGGACTAGTAAGTTCATGAACATGGAGAAGTAGCCAATACACTGCCTAATAGTTAGAGTGACTCCGGTACAACTTAGGCTTCTTTGATTGGCTATCTGTAGACCTTCAGAGTGGAAGCTTATGTTAATTGCTTAAGACACAAGTATAAAATGCTGGTTAGAGAACGCGACATGCAAAGACACCATAAATTGGCTAAGCTTCTtataaatatttcagaattaTCCCTGTTTTTTGCCTTAAGTTGTCAGCTGATTTTTCATCTGAGGTTATTATGCACGCTATGGAAGCTACTTCTTCGACAATGGTTAAGTTCATAGAGATaagtgaaaaataaatttgaacagATAGACAGGCCATGTGTAGAATGCTATATACATGATAAATTCTTTACCTTGGGTCAGCTCGGCTGTAGAAACCAGCATTGACACTAGTTCCACCACCTAGAACCTTTGCCCGGGCATTGATGACACCATCAGTGGAGATAAATCCCTGAGATGGTGAATTTGGCGAGTCATCTGCCAAGCAAATGTGGAAGTTCTCAAGATGTGAGATGTTCCGGTTGCCGTAAGGAGACCCTCCTCTTTCCAGCAAGAGCACCTTGTACTTCTGGGACAACGTTGCTGCCAATGGGCATCCAGCTGTGCCACCTCCAACAATGATGTAGTCATATGCCTCATGCTGTATTCTGGAGAAACTGCTTGCCTTCAGTAGGGGAGGGAGATCCAATGTGGTAAAATGATTTCTTCCTGCAAATACaagtattcatgttttatctgAAGCTACCCAGTTTCAGGTACGGTTTTTATCACTTCCTTTTATATCTTTATACATAAGAAAATCTCAATCGGTTTAAGCTAAATGCTGCATTGCCATTCATCAGGTTTCTTCTGAATATTCACTACAGGCCGAGATTATAAGGTATGTCTTTTTCGCCCTCTCCTCTTCCTGCAAATTTCTTATTGCATCGCTCTATACCTAAGATTTCTGGCCAACGAAAAATAGTGAAATCAGAGAGTAATATAAACAGGAGTTGGTTGCAAATGGCATGGTTATGATTCTGAGTGTCAGCCAAAATTCTGAACTCCATTTTTgctataaaaatatgaaaatgtcATGATGAAAGCTATGGTTGATAGAAGCAGCTTATTGAAATTTGAGTGATCAAATTCCAGCATCTCTGAGAAACCAGCCTTTGACCATCATAAAATCCTACTGAATTCGTTTTAGTGGAAAGGAAGTCGAAGGAAAATGATTCATGCTGACGCTTAAGGAACATATGAACTGAAATAGATTGAATGTACCTTGAGATGATCTGATGAAGCAGAGGAAGGCCAAGATCTTGAAGAAGACCCCTCTATTGATCAAACCCATTGCATACAAGGGACACTCGGATGATACACGAAAGCTTGGATAATCCTTTCCTTTTCTCCCCCTAGTTGTTTTTCCCTTCCATTCAGACAGCTCAGATTCTTCCTACTTGCCTTCTGTCCTCAGTTCTCTGATTTCTGTTCTGCCTCACAGTCTTGCCCAAATGCATTCCAATCGTTTATGTAGACAGATGCAGCACTGTGAGATTGGGAGTGCCACTGTGTGCATGCATTCAAGAGAGCTCACCCATACCATTAAGTGCTATTCAATGCAGAGGCAGCAAACTTCGAGTACTACTTAGATTTATGGACTCATCAGCCAACTAACTACAGCTAAACCACTGTGAATATGCCCATCACCCCTTGATTACATGTAACAATAGTAAGAAGGACATGCTATGCCTATCTGTCATTTCTTACTCTCATTTGAACTCTAATTAATGTTTCTATTTTTGTGCCCATATGGGTTACTTCCCTCtggttctataataattgacgttttcgacaaggttgaggttaaacttttataactttgaccatcaataactttaaaaatatttagtttaaagaaactagaaaaacatatatagatttgtctttgaaaacactataataaaagtaaacatgcatttatttattgtatatattataatagaaaaataaggtcaaaggtatatcttgtagagcatgtcattgtccaaagcgtcaattaaaatgaaaccggagggagtagcagtTTAAAGCCAAGGTATTTACTTCCCTTCTGTATTTGCATCATATTCAAATTGACTGCATAACCAATTCAGTACGAAAGGTCCAAAGCCTTAATGTCTGCACTTCTATTCGTTATGTTCAGAATGCTTGAAAACTTGTTAAAGAGGATGGGTCCTCAAAAGCATGAAAGTGGACTGCATTAGTGCCGGAGGCAACATTTTTgttatttatattatagattTATAGTGCAATGGTAGTCAGAATCCCAATAGAATATACACTGAAGATGTGCCTTAGAAAGCTTATACTCTACTACTCATAAACGGTTTCCTAGGGACCTAACAAATTTATATGTACATTTTATAATGAAACATCATGGGAAAACAGGTTATATGATAAGCATTTCAGATCCAGCTCATGACTCAAGtgaaaatagttta encodes:
- the LOC4345513 gene encoding protein HOTHEAD; the protein is MGLINRGVFFKILAFLCFIRSSQGRNHFTTLDLPPLLKASSFSRIQHEAYDYIIVGGGTAGCPLAATLSQKYKVLLLERGGSPYGNRNISHLENFHICLADDSPNSPSQGFISTDGVINARAKVLGGGTSVNAGFYSRADPSFVQDAGWDAELVNQSYPWIEERIVYWPNITPWQAALRDGLLEAGVSPYNGYSYDHLFGTKVGGTIFDEAGYRHTAADLLAAGNHNNLRVLLHASVTRIIFNTEQEHRKPRTIGVEFKDENGGQQHAFLTRNRDSEIIISAGAIGSPQLLLLSGIGPRKELKKHNISVVLRNEHVGKGMSDNPMNSIFIPTKDAPKQSLIQTVGITDGGAFIEASSGFSQSPDSIQCHHGIMSAEIGQLSTIPPKQRNLDAVKKYVHKKYNLPKEVFSGGFILSKIDGPLSTGNLVLVDTDINSNPTVTFNYFQHPKDLSRCVYGIKTIERILKTNHFTNFTLNGGGYPMEVVLNMSVTANINLIPKHTNDSTSMEQFCRDTVVTIWHYHGGCHVGKVVDQQYRVIGVSGLRVIDGSTLFRSPGTNPQATVMMMGRYMGVKILRRRLGRAAGV